A stretch of the Panicum virgatum strain AP13 chromosome 9N, P.virgatum_v5, whole genome shotgun sequence genome encodes the following:
- the LOC120690301 gene encoding protein PMR5-like produces the protein MPPFGGRSGGVLAAVALSVSVLLLLALPLPAASARGAGPAARHRRDAATPGPAASCDVFSGSWVLGDGLAAYTGYSCSLIDAEFNCQLYGRPDSDYLRYRWKPAGCELPRFDGADFLTRMKGKTVMFVGDSLGRNQWESLVCLLHAAAPQSPAQLVSSDPLYNYKFLEYEVTVSFYRAPYLVDIDAVQGKRVLMLDDISGNAEAWRGADVLSFNSGHWWTHTGAMQGWDYMGESGRLSEDMDRTVAFQRGLTTWANWVDLNVDPAKTRVFFQSMSPTHYSSKEWPNPVSKNCYGETAPVVGLNSTATAGQQASTGQDQVIQAVLRGMRSPVRLLDITALSAMRKDAHPSVYSGDLTPAQRANPGAGGSVDCSHWCLPGLPDTWNQLFYTLLFYK, from the exons ATGCCGCCGTTCGGTGGGAGAAgcggcggcgtcctcgccgccgtcgcgttgtcggtctccgtcctcctgctgctggcgCTCCCGCTGCCGGCAGCCTCGGCGCGCGGagccgggccggcggcgcgccaccggcgcgacgccgccacgcccggcccggcggcgagctgcgACGTGTTCAGCGGCAGCTGGGTCCTCGGCGACGGCCTGGCGGCGTACACCGGGTACAGCTGCTCGCTCATCGACGCGGAGTTCAACTGCCAGCTCTACGGCCGGCCGGACTCTGACTACCTCCGGTACCGCTGGAAGCCGGCCGGGTGCGAGCTCCCGAG GTTCGACGGCGCGGACTTCCTGACGCGGATGAAGGGGAAGACGGTGATGTTCGTGGGGGACTCGCTCGGCCGCAACCAGTGGGAGTCGCTCGTCTGcctgctccacgccgccgcgccgcagtCGCCGGCGCAGCTCGTCTCCTCGGACCCTCTCTACAACTACAAGTTCCTG GAGTACGAGGTGACGGTCTCCTTCTACCGCGCGCCGTACCTGGTCGACATCGACGCGGTCCAGGGGAAGCGGGTCCTGATGCTCGACGACATCTCCGGGAACGCCGAGGCGTGGCGCGGCGCCGACGTGCTCTCCTTCAACTCCGGCCACTGGTGGACGCACACCGGCGCGATGCAGGG GTGGGATTACATGGGGGAGTCCGGGAGGTTGTCCGAGGACATGGACCGGACGGTGGCGTTCCAGCGCGGCCTCACCACCTGGGCCAACTGGGTGGACCTCAACGTCGACCCGGCCAAGACCCGCGTCTTCTTCCAGTCCATGTCGCCCACGCACTACAG CTCCAAGGAGTGGCCCAACCCGGTGTCCAAGAACTGCTACGGCGAGACGGCTCCGGTGGTTGGGCTCAACTCGACGGCCACCGCCGGGCAGCAGGCCTCCACGGGCCAGGACCAGGTGATCCAGGCCGTGCTGCGGGGCATGAGGAGCCCCGTCCGTCTCCTCGACATCACGGCGCTGTCGGCGATGCGCAAGGACGCGCACCCGTCGGTGTACAGCGGCGATCTCACGCCGGCGCAGCGCGCCaatcccggcgccggcggctccgtGGACTGCAGCCACTGGTGCCTCCCCGGCCTCCCGGACACCTGGAACCAGCTCTTCTACACCCTCCTCTTCTACAAATAA
- the LOC120690298 gene encoding asparagine synthetase [glutamine-hydrolyzing] 1-like produces the protein MCGIFAVLGCADCSQSQAQRARVLACSRRLRHRGPDWSGVYQHEGNFLAQQRLAVVSPLSGDQPLFNEDRTVVVVANGEIYNHKKIRKQFTGKHTFTTGSDCEVIIPLYEEYGENFVDMLDGVFAFVLYDTRNRTYMAARDAIGVNPLYIGWGGDGSVWFASEMKALNEDCVRFELFPPGHLYSSAAAGFRRWYNPAWFLEQVPSTPYDPLVLRAAFEKAVVKRLMTDVPFGVLLSGGLDSSLVASVTKRHLVETEAAKKFGTELHSFVVGLEGSPDLKAAREVADYLGTIHHEFHFTVQDGIDAIEEVIYHDETYDVTTIRASTPMFLMARKIKSLGVKMVLSGEGSDELLGGYLYFHFAPNKEEFHKETCRKVKALHQYDCLRANKATSAWGLEVRVPFLDKEFIDVAMGMDPEWKMYDKSLGRIEKWVMRKAFDDEEHPYLPKHILYRQKEQFSDGVGYSWIDGLKAFTEQQVTDEMMNNAAKLYPYNTPVNKEAYYYRMIFERLFPQDSARETVPWGPSIACSTPAAIEWVEQWKASNDPSGRFISSHDAATDHANGNGVAAVANGHGPANGAVNGGEVAVANGHGAANGNEVAVAIAV, from the exons ATGTGTGGCATCTTCGCCGTGCTCGGGTGCGCCGACTGCTCCCAGTCCCAGGCCCAGAGGGCTCGCGTCCTCGCCTGCTCCCGCAg GCTGAGGCACCGGGGTCCCGACTGGTCGGGGGTGTACCAGCACGAGGGCAACTTCCTCGCCCAGCAGCGGCTCGCCGTCGTCTCCCCGCTGTCCGGAGACCAGCCGCTCTTCAACGAGGACCgcaccgtcgtcgtcgtg GCCAATGGGGAGATCTACAACCACAAGAAGATCCGGAAGCAGTTCACCGGCAAGCACACCTTCACCACCGGCAGTGACTGCGAGGTCATCATCCCTCTG TACGAGGAGTACGGCGAGAACTTCGTCGACATGCTGGACGGCGTGTTCGCCTTCGTGCTCTACGACACCCGCAACAGGACGTACATGGCCGCGCGCGACGCCATCGGCGTCAACCCCCTCTACATCGGCTGGGGCGGCGACG GTTCCGTCTGGTTCGCCTCCGAGATGAAGGCGCTGAACGAGGACTGCGTCCGGTTCGAGCTCTTCCCGCCGGGGCACCTctactccagcgccgccgccgggttcCGCCGCTGGTACAACCCGGCCTGGTTCCTCGAGCAGGTGCCGTCGACACCGTACGACCCGCTCGTTCTCAGGGCGGCCTTCGAgaag GCGGTGGTCAAGAGGCTCATGACCGACGTGCCCTTCGGGgtcctcctctccggcggcctCGACTCCTCCCTCGTCGCCTCCGTGACCAAGCGCCACCTCGTCGAGACCGAGGCCGCCAAGAAGTTCGGCACCGAGCTCCACTCCTTCGTCGTCGGACTCGAG GGATCCCCTGACCTGAAGGCCGCCAGAGAGGTCGCGGACTACCTCGGAACCATCCACCACGAGTTCCATTTCACCGTACAG GACGGGATCGACGCGATCGAGGAGGTGATCTACCACGACGAGACCTACGACGTGACGACGATCCGGGCCAGCACGCCCATGTTTCTGATGGCGCGCAAGATCAAGTCGCTGGGCGTCAAGATGGTGCTCTCGGGGGAGGGCTCCGACGAGCTCCTGGGCGGCTACCTCTACTTCCACTTCGCGCCCAACAAGGAGGAGTTCCACAAGGAGACCTGCCGCAAG GTGAAAGCTCTGCACCAGTACGACTGCCTGCGCGCCAACAAGGCGACCTCGGCCTGGGGCCTGGAGGTCCGCGTGCCGTTCCTCGACAAGGAGTTCATCGACGTCGCCATGGGCATGGACCCCGAATGGAAAATG TACGACAAGAGTCTCGGGCGGATCGAGAAGTGGGTCATGAGGAAGGCGTTCGACGACGAGGAGCACCCTTACCTGCCCAAG CACATTCTCTACAGGCAGAAAGAGCAGTTCAGTGACGGTGTTGGCTACAGCTGGATCGATGGCCTCAAGGCCTTCACTGAGCAGCAG GTCACGGATGAAATGATGAACAACGCTGCCAAATTGTACCCCTACAACACGCCTGTCAACAAGGAGGCCTACTACTACAGGATGATCTTTGAGAGGCTCTTCCCTCAG GACTCGGCGAGGGAAACGGTGCCGTGGGGCCCGAGCATCGCGTGCAGCACGCCCGCGGCCATCGAGTGGGTGGAGCAGTGGAAGGCCTCCAACGACCCCTCCGGCCGCTTCATCTCCTCCCACGACGCCGCCACCGACCACGCCAACGGCAACGGTGTGGCGGCCGTGGCGAACGGGCACGGCCCGGCCAACGGCGCGGtcaacggcggcgaggttgcCGTGGCGAACGGGCACGGCGCGGCGAACGGGAACGAGGTCGCCGTCGCGATCGCGGTGTGA
- the LOC120690300 gene encoding protein trichome birefringence-like 3 — MVQIPAMKRVKGRAPLSVVVAIIGGLALAGIIFTEDLRSLTEIMDKKKEKQEEKQASLPARTRMMRMMLTQPAEEATPAAAAAAAKEAFDPRRCSVTEGYWAYNWTKKLPYTDQTCPFVDRQISCQRNGRPDSDYLYWDWHLDDCTLPRFDPAAVLEKLRGKRMLFVGDSLQMGQWLSFVCLVNSVLHYTARTMERSTTLSVFTATEYNATIEFYWAPFLVEANSDRNIRLGAGGRVLHVDAVELHAKHWQGADILVFDSYVWWMSGGRIKTVWGAFGDDGYEELDAWVAFRLGLKTWANWVDANIDPNATRVFFMSISTTHMRSEDWGREGGIRCYNETWPITRRGYWGSGADRRMMEVVSDVVGRMRVPVTLLNVTQLTEHRADAHVSVYTETGGELLTAAQRADPRAHADCIHWCLPGVPDTWNQILYAHL; from the exons ATGGTGCAGATACCAGCGATGAAGAGGGTGAAGGGGCGGGCCCCGCTGTCAGTGGTGGTGGCGATCATCGGCGGGCTGGCTCTGGCGGGCATCATCTTCACCGAGGACCTCCGCTCGCTCACTG AGATcatggacaagaagaaggagaaaCAGGAGGAGAAGCAAGCGTCGCTGCCGGCCAggacgaggatgatgaggatgatGTTGACGCAGCCGGCCGAggaggcgacgccggcggcggcggcggcggcggcgaaggaggcgtTTGACCCCCGCCGGTGCAGCGTGACGGAGGGGTACTGGGCGTACAACTGGACCAAGAAGCTGCCGTACACGGACCAGACGTGCCCGTTCGTCGACAGGCAGATCTCGTGCCAGAGGAACGGCAGGCCGGACAGCGACTACCTCTACTGGGACTGGCATCTCGACGACTGCACTCTCCCAAG GTTCGACCCCGCGGCGGTGCTGGAGAAGCTGCGTGGGAAGCGGATGCTGTTCGTGGGCGACTCGCTGCAGATGGGCCAGTGGCTCTCCTTCGTCTGCCTCGTCAACTCCGTCCTGCACTACACCGCCAGGACCATGGAGCGCAGCACCACCCTCTCCGTCTTCACCGCCACG GAGTACAACGCGACGATCGAGTTCTACTGGGCGCCGTTCCTGGTGGAGGCCAACTCCGACCGCAACATCCggctgggcgccggcggccgggtgcTGCACGTCGACGCCGTCGAGCTGCACGCCAAGCACTGGCAGGGTGCCGACATCCTCGTCTTCGACAGCTACGTCTGGTGGATGAGCGGCGGCAGGATCAAGACGGT GTGGGGCGCGTTTGGGGACGACGGGTACGAGGAGCTCGACGCCTGGGTGGCCTTCCGGCTGGGCCTCAAGACGTGGGCCAACTGGGTCGACGCCAACATCGATCCCAACGCCACCAGGGTCTTCTTCATGTCCATCTCCACCACGCACATGAG GAGCGAGGACTGGGGCCGGGAGGGCGGCATCCGGTGCTACAACGAGACGTGGCCCATCACGCGGAGGGGCTACTGGGGCAGCGGCGCGGACCGGCGGATGATGGAGGTGGTGTCCGACGTGGTGGGCCGGATGCGGGTGCCCGTCACGCTGCTCAACGTGACGCAGCTCACGGAGCACCGCGCCGACGCCCACGTCTCCGTCTACACCGagaccggcggcgagctgctcaCCGCCGCGCAGAGGGCCGACCCGCGGGCGCACGCCGACTGCATCCACTGGTGCCTCCCCGGCGTGCCGGACACGTGGAACCAGATCCTCTACGCGCACCTGTAG